The nucleotide window AACTGGCGGCtgattctattaaattataacggTGATCATACGTTCCCGATTCGAATATTTCGACTATTTATCacaaacaaaaagtaaaaaatagtagCAAAGTCCCTTTATTAATTAAGGTATTGCTAGTATTCccatttacccctccttttaagtttatcatTTGTGTTAGAAGTGGGGACGACAATTGCCCAAGCCCGAAAatatcctgcgactttttacatccaGTCCGTAAttttgcgctattgacgctttatCAGTTTAATCGTGAGGGAAACCGAGGACTTATTCCACTTATTTATATCGGTCACGGTATGATCCCGATTGTACTCTGATCCAAGTTTGATAGTGGAATTTAGAACTAGTTCtcatttaataatacaacactaattcaattcaatacttGCAAGGTTCCAATAACAACTTAATCGAAATTCAAAAAGGTAGTTTTTGACAAATCCTCTATGAATATAACTGACTTTTTAGATCTCGGCCAAtgatgtcaattcaaggtcaccTTTGTTTATATATCCGTCCACCTCTTGCCATTGGAATATACATTTACTACATGAGTAAAGACAAATAACATTAACTCTTAACGAAATGGCTAATAATTTCCGCGTGTTCATCTTTGACACCTATTGTTAAGAGTTGCCCTTTCGATACTAGTAGTAATGACTCTCCATCGATTTCGTGTTCTTGCAACACCGATACTGTTTCGTTCCATCCATACTTTCTCAAATGAGTTTCTAGTTCTTCGGCCTGTAAATTAAgaatgatatttatatgattattattgttattttaaattgattgttaATTGTTTTGTAGATATAAGAAACGTTACGTTAAATCTTCCTCATAATCGTCTCGTTCTGGGCGATTCAAGAAAgcatcgtgaggatacctgcatggaTTCGATATAAGTTTGTCATATGTGTATTtctaaaccttctcttcaaaatgagagAAGGGGGGGAAGGAGAGAGTTTAGCCCAGAAGCAAGACATTTACaggcactttttttttaaaagttaagctaatgttgtattaattttgttgaCGGTATGGTCAGACGATTCCGTTGCCAGTTGAGTAAATATTGTCTCGAgttgtaatattatgaatttagaATAACATGTAACTTGGaaagtaaatagaaatatttgtcTTACCGTCCATGTCTTAACGACGCTTGGTTGTAGTGTATGGAATGGATTTTctgaaatttcaaaaaaaggAAATTGATTAGTTAATGTTGTCGCCACGATTTTTGAAGCgggtaacattaaaaaaaaaagaaaacattggcgggaaatttaagcgctcttctggatacgctagaaccgggaacattgttataacattatcttacattactgtattgttttactttaattcttaacttaaccaataaagaaataccttattaattaatttcgagagtgacacatacaacttatataaatacaccgtaCAAAGAACTAGCAgcagttaattaacaaataactttcttttacattaaatactttaaaatatttcaaataagcgttttgtttattataaattagaggACAAATTGGCACTTCGGCATCTGATACCATTGGcactgttaaaaaatatcaaccatCCCTTAGATCATCAATGCGTAAGCAATCTCGTGTATTAAGACGTAATGTCTCTTTTGCTTCTAAATGCACTGGCGCTCCCACTCTTTAACCGGAAcgcaataacattattttattttttttaaatctttatttgaaaagaggcTTTAGTCGCTGAGCGACTATGTCAGCCCCATCGTTCTAATTTACAAATCACTAACTtcttaacttaattaatttgattatcataGAGTACACACTAATGGCCAATTTGGATGAAGGATTAGacaaaatcaaattacataaccCAACATcatgtaaattaatatcaaattctaATTCTAATGTATCACGTTCAGCTCCAATCCGAGCACACTCCCGCAATGCGTGGAAAACATCTTCTCTTTTATGAACGCAATAACATTAAGCATAGCTGTTTTGTAGAGTACTAATCTGACGGGTTTCAATTAAgcattataacttaaaaatattttaatacaggtGATAATTACCCTTGTCCTCCACACTATCGTTCTGAATAGATTCTATATCTTTTATCTGTAAGTatgatatgtttaaaattttgctaTTATTCTTAACCCCTCCATCGGTTTTCACCTCCTTCAAGTCTTTCGGTTCAGTCTCATCTGAATTGTTTGGTAATGGCTTCTCTTTTAATGGTTTTCTTatctgaaatgaaaaataaaattgttatattgttaattGGTTAAATTCCAAATGTATCATATAATCGTCTGTTACTTGTAAATCATTTATTAGTAAAGTAATAGCCTGTAACTATGACACTGCTAAGCAAAGCCTTCATTTCTTCTACCATGATGTTCTAATGTGCAGGTTTTTTCATATGCTTCACTACCGAGCGCGATATTCATTAACACACAAATTTAGTTCATCACGTATTCTAACTATTCGGTATCACCATTGCCATCATCgcgactaattatttttataaataaataaaagctaattATGTACTTACAGGAAATGCTATATTTGACTCTTGAATCACATAACCGTCTAATACGTGTGTCAGTATAAAATCTCTAtcttcttttaatttaacatcGTCCGTTAACTTTTCATTAGAGTTCACATTCGGAACTACACTCTCTTCGGTATTTAGGGACTTCTTTTCGACTACAATAGGACTAATAGCAGCATTAATTGTGTTATTAGGTTCGTcagatttatgtttttcttcactAGTCTCGTTAGTATTTGTTTGTTGCTTTTGACATACTTCAGTTGATAATGTTGGAACAGGACAGTTTGAAATTATGTTGATTGGTGGTATTTCTGGTTTGCTAGTTTCAGCAACTGTTTGTTTGTCATTCAGAACTCTACCTCGAGCTTGAGTGTAAACAGTGTTTCTTATCAATTTATCCTTTTCAGATGGTACACTAATAGGAACTGAACTCGGGACTATACTATTTCTAATGACATTCTGTGGTTCTTTTGGATAACTAATGGGTTTTTTGGCTAGTTCCTCTTTTATTTTTGCGTTTTGAGTGTTTACCGGATTTAGTGgtgttatttgtaaattgtttatagTTATCCTACCGTCTGGTTTGTGTATTGGACTCGTATTTACACCGATATCTGAACAAATTACAGGATTTGTAACGTTTTCAATCTTCTTAATGATAATTGGATTCTCAGGATTATTACTAATCGATAtctttttatgtatttcatcGGGTGATTCgctttttctttttctgttgAATACTATACTATTTCCTTCAATTTTTCCATTGTTTGATATAGCAATGGTATTTGTCATTTGACTAGCGCTATTGGACGTTACTTTACGAGGAACATTTTTGTTTACCATACTTGGCATAGCCGATTGAATTAAACTAGTAGTAGGTTGAGCTGAGATAAATTGTGGTCCGCTGTTTCTTATTTGATTAGTTCTTGGTTGTATTGGTCTAAATGATTGTG belongs to Vanessa tameamea isolate UH-Manoa-2023 chromosome 28, ilVanTame1 primary haplotype, whole genome shotgun sequence and includes:
- the LOC113391874 gene encoding polyhomeotic-proximal chromatin protein-like, whose product is MMQQQLYQQEQPGTQDTAGHQMVLCPVRVVYETPMLVQQGEQMQQNQTIFINPQNPPPWIQNRAVQNQVIYVQQMPTNYVLPTQQHIDPNQLYIQNYSYQNMPQMLIQNPQEQIRPMQMTPSHVSQGTQPAIGQNVQTQRLVPNITAMSNTLNLVNTAQNQNNLINRQIVHNQMTNINEIVSNVKQENLGQNIYRQVPQTLPQDPRNQMQQTVTIVPNNIQRPTNMYEQNISQMQQIPQQNATNIQNYQNAMMNVQESRKLPATINKNVNCNVVHPNISVKGPQSFRPIQPRTNQIRNSGPQFISAQPTTSLIQSAMPSMVNKNVPRKVTSNSASQMTNTIAISNNGKIEGNSIVFNRKRKSESPDEIHKKISISNNPENPIIIKKIENVTNPVICSDIGVNTSPIHKPDGRITINNLQITPLNPVNTQNAKIKEELAKKPISYPKEPQNVIRNSIVPSSVPISVPSEKDKLIRNTVYTQARGRVLNDKQTVAETSKPEIPPINIISNCPVPTLSTEVCQKQQTNTNETSEEKHKSDEPNNTINAAISPIVVEKKSLNTEESVVPNVNSNEKLTDDVKLKEDRDFILTHVLDGYVIQESNIAFPIRKPLKEKPLPNNSDETEPKDLKEVKTDGGVKNNSKILNISYLQIKDIESIQNDSVEDKENPFHTLQPSVVKTWTAEELETHLRKYGWNETVSVLQEHEIDGESLLLVSKGQLLTIGVKDEHAEIISHFVKS